CATCTTAGAGGTCTTAAAAAGGTAACTACTGAGTTTACCTTGGTTGCTATGGCCCACAACCTGAGAAAACTGCATCTTAAAAGACAAAAATCAGCAGCCTAAGTAGAAAAAATGGCCAGATAGCTGCTCTTAAGAGTACTTTCCGGCCATTTTTTATAAATCAATTAAATAACGAAGCTAAAAATCAAAATGAAGATCTTTTATTTATAAATCAAAGAACTCTTTTTGGTCAGCCCCTTTATATTGTTGCCCGATTAGGGTTTGGTTGTCAGTTCCGGGTCATCACAAGGCGTGACCCCTACGTGCGAAAAAAAAATTATTTCAATTTCACGATTGTTACGCCCGCACCGCCGCGATCTGCATGTTCGTCCTGCATTCCTGCAACATGAGAATAGCCACGTAAATGATTTCTGACAAGTGTTCTCAAAATTCCGTCTCCTTTACCATGTACAACACGCAGCTCGTCGTAGCCGAGCATTATGGCGTTGTCCATGAATGAATCCAGAACACCCAGTGCTTCTTCTCCTCGTTTTCCGCGAATGTCCAGATTGAAACTGAAATTCATCATCCGTTCATTCAAATCCACACCTTTGGAAACTGTTCTTAATTTCTTTTCTCCGGTAGCCTCTTTGTAGGTTCTGTTTGAGACTTTTTCCAACCGGTTCAACTTGATATTTGATTTTAGATCGCCAATCCGGATTTCCGCATCTTTGCCTTTTAGCGAAAGTACTTCACCAGTGGCATTTTGTCCGATTACACGTACATAACTGCCGACGGTAATCGCACCATCTTCCGGTTCAAAAACATTGTCTTCTGATGGAAGTTCTTCAACTTCTTCCAGTTTCAAATTCTTTTTGCCAAAGTTTTCAAGAGTGGTCCGGACGGTTTTTGTCTTTTCCTTTTCGGCTTTGTTTTCCTTTATTTCACGAATCGTATTTTCAATTAACTGGTTCGCGTCCGACAATAAGTTTTTCGCTTTTTGCTTTGCATCATTTACCAGTTTTTTCTCATTGTTTTCCAAATTGGATTTCAGCTTGGTATATTCGGAAAGCTGCTGAGCGGCTTTTCTTTCTTTGATACCCAGCTCAATATTTTTCTCTGCAAAAACTTTACGTTCAATATCCAGTTCTTTCAGTAACTTTTCAAAATTGACCTGCTGCGTTCCGAGCTTTTCTTTGGCGCGGTTTATAACCGTATTTGGTAAACCGATTTTTGAAGCAATTTCAAAAGCAAATGAACTGCCGGGTCTTCCAATTTCCAGTTGATAAATTGGTTCCAGATGTTCACCATCGAAACGCATGGCACCATTTACCAGACCTTCTGTTTTGTCTGCTAAAACTTTCAGATTAGTATAATGCGTATTGATCACGCCATAAGCTCCTGATTTTGTCAGGTCTTCCAGAATCGCTTCTGCTATCGCGCCCCCTAGTCCTGGTTCTGTTCCGGTTCCAAATTCATCGATCAGGAAAAGTGTTCTTTTATTGGCTAATGTAAGGAAATGACGCATGTTGGTAAGATGTGAGCTGTACGTACTCAAATCATTTTCCAGCGATTGTTCATCACCAATATCAATAAAAATATTCTGGAAAAACCCCATGGAAGATCCATCCGCCATGGGCACCAGAAGTCCGCATTGATGCATGTATTGTATCAATCCAACCGTTTTCAAAGAGACAGATTTTCCACCTGCATTTGGTCCGGAAACAATCAGGATTCTCTGTTTATCCTGCAACTGAATATTCAGCGGAACTACTTTTTTTCCTTGTTTTTGAAATGATAAATGCAATAACGGATGTCTTGCATCTTTCCAATCCACAAATTGTTTGTTGACAAAAGTCGGATTCGTCGCATTCATCTGAATCGCAATTTTTGCTTTCGCCCGCAGAAAATCCATCAAACCTAAAAAAGAATATGCCTTTTGAAGATCCGGCACAAACGGCCTAAGCTGATCCGTCAGATGCATTAGTATCCGATTTATTTCCCGGCGCTCTTCATATTCAAGTTCACGGATTTCATTATTAGACTCAAAAACATCCGTTGGTTCTATAAAAACAGTTTGTCCGGTGGAAGATTCATCATGAATAAATCCTTTCAACTTTCTTTTATGCTCAGCTGCAAGGGGAATTACCACCCTGCCATTTCTGACGGTCAGCGAAACATCTTCGCTTATCCAGCCGCTGCTTTTGGCGGTGCGCAGCATGGTATCTAGTTTTTTACGAATTCCAGCTTGCTCCGAGATTAATTTCTTTCTGATTCTGGCCAATTCCGGTGAAGCAGTATCGCGAATTTGTCCTCGATCGTCAATGATTTTATCAATCGAATCTGTTATCGCCTTATCAACACGAACGGTTTTGGCATATTCACTTAAAAGTGGAAATGATTCAGGTTCCTGATTGGCAAAAAAGCGCAGACAAAGACGGATCGTCTGAAGTGATGCTTTTAAATCTGAAAATTCTTCCAGCGTTAGTAACATGCCTTCAATGCTGGCACGTTTCAGGTAAGGTGTTGCGTCAATGTAATTTTGAGAAGGGAAATCTTCCCCGATTTCCATTACCCGTTTCATTTCAGCAGTTTGGCTTACCAGTTTTTCAACCATGCCAAAATTATCTGAAAAACGGATTTTTTCAACAAAACCGCGCCCTAATGGACTTATACACGCTTCTTTCAACAATTCGCGCAGTTTGTCAAAACCTAATTTTTGTTCTATTGTATTGGGGTATAACATTCTAATATTTCTGATTTTGAAATTGTCCGTATCAAGTTTTCAACTTTGATTTAAGCGGACGGTCATTTTTTAAAACAATTTCTGGATTTCCTCCTTCACAAACTTTAAGGCATGTGTTGTCGGTTGAATTTCCTGCTGGATCACCTGTGCAAAAATCTTTTTAGCAAGCTCAGAAGCCGGTGCTTCTGCATCTACTTCAACAGCCGCCTGATTGATCAACGAAACGATTTCGTTCATCGCGTTGGAAACCTGTCCCCAGGCATCAATACTGATATAAATTTGCTGAGCTAGATTATGGTTGTATTCCTCACGGATTTCATACAACAGGATTTGCTGCAATTCCAGTGCATTGCCGGCGGAAGCTAC
The nucleotide sequence above comes from Dyadobacter subterraneus. Encoded proteins:
- a CDS encoding endonuclease MutS2, with the protein product MLYPNTIEQKLGFDKLRELLKEACISPLGRGFVEKIRFSDNFGMVEKLVSQTAEMKRVMEIGEDFPSQNYIDATPYLKRASIEGMLLTLEEFSDLKASLQTIRLCLRFFANQEPESFPLLSEYAKTVRVDKAITDSIDKIIDDRGQIRDTASPELARIRKKLISEQAGIRKKLDTMLRTAKSSGWISEDVSLTVRNGRVVIPLAAEHKRKLKGFIHDESSTGQTVFIEPTDVFESNNEIRELEYEERREINRILMHLTDQLRPFVPDLQKAYSFLGLMDFLRAKAKIAIQMNATNPTFVNKQFVDWKDARHPLLHLSFQKQGKKVVPLNIQLQDKQRILIVSGPNAGGKSVSLKTVGLIQYMHQCGLLVPMADGSSMGFFQNIFIDIGDEQSLENDLSTYSSHLTNMRHFLTLANKRTLFLIDEFGTGTEPGLGGAIAEAILEDLTKSGAYGVINTHYTNLKVLADKTEGLVNGAMRFDGEHLEPIYQLEIGRPGSSFAFEIASKIGLPNTVINRAKEKLGTQQVNFEKLLKELDIERKVFAEKNIELGIKERKAAQQLSEYTKLKSNLENNEKKLVNDAKQKAKNLLSDANQLIENTIREIKENKAEKEKTKTVRTTLENFGKKNLKLEEVEELPSEDNVFEPEDGAITVGSYVRVIGQNATGEVLSLKGKDAEIRIGDLKSNIKLNRLEKVSNRTYKEATGEKKLRTVSKGVDLNERMMNFSFNLDIRGKRGEEALGVLDSFMDNAIMLGYDELRVVHGKGDGILRTLVRNHLRGYSHVAGMQDEHADRGGAGVTIVKLK